In a single window of the Pongo abelii isolate AG06213 chromosome 1, NHGRI_mPonAbe1-v2.0_pri, whole genome shotgun sequence genome:
- the LOC100452150 gene encoding fucose mutarotase, which translates to MVALKGVPALLSPELLYALARMGHGDEIVLADLNFPASSICQCGPMEIRADGLGIPQLLEAVLKLLPLDTYVENPAAVMEPVPSDKERGLQTPVWTEYESILRGAGCTRALAKIERFEFYERAKKAFAVVATGETALYGNLILKKGVLALNPLL; encoded by the coding sequence ATGGTGGCGCTGAAGGGTGTCCCCGCACTGCTGTCCCCCGAGCTGCTCTACGCGCTGGCGCGGATGGGGCACGGGGACGAGATCGTTCTTGCGGACTTGAACTTCCCGGCCTCCTCCATCTGCCAGTGTGGGCCCATGGAGATCCGTGCAGACGGCCTGGGCATCCCGCAGCTCCTGGAGGCCGTGCTGAAGCTGCTGCCCCTGGACACCTATGTGGAGAATCCGGCTGCAGTCATGGAGCCGGTGCCCAGCGACAAGGAGAGGGGCCTGCAGACCCCGGTGTGGACGGAGTACGAGTCCATCCTACGCGGGGCCGGCTGCACGAGAGCCCTGGCAAAGATAGAGAGGTTTGAGTTTTATGAGCGGGCTAAGAAGGCTTTTGCTGTTGTGGCAACGGGGGAGACGGCCCTCTACGGAAACCTCATCCTCAAGAAGGGGGTGCTTGCCCTCAACCCCCTGCTGTAG